CACCGATGTCGCCCACGACATGACGCTGCTCACCTATGATATTCTCGCGGAAACGCTGTTCTCTGGTGAGATCGCCGGTGATCCCAATGATTTTGCGCGCCAGATCGACAAGCTTTTTGAAACCATGGGCCGCGTCGATCCATTTGATCTTCTTGGCTTGCCGGACTGGCTGCCACGCTTTACGCGCCTTCGCGGTAACCAGTCGCTCGGCTTCTTCCGAGAACTGGTATCTGATACCATTGCCTTGCGAAAGTCGCGAATGGAGAGAGGCGAAGACGTCCCCAATGATTTTCTGACCTTGCTTTTGCGCGCCGAAGGGCCCGACGGTTTGAGCCGCGGCGAGATCGAAGATAACATCATCACCTTTATCGGTGCGGGGCATGAGACAACAGCCCGTGCGCTGGGCTGGACACTCTATCTGTTGGCCAAAGCACCACAGGAGCGCGAACGGGTTGAGGCCGAGATCGATGCGTTCTTTGCGGGAGGCGGACATGACCTGCCGCCGCAGGAATGGTTGGCAAAACTGCCTTTCACGCGTGCCGCTTTTGAGGAAGCGATGCGGCTTTATCCGCCGGCACCGTCAATCAATCGCGAGGCGGCCACGGATGACACCTATGGCGATCTGAAAATCGCGAAGGGGACGGCTGTTCTGGTCATGCCTTGGGTGATTCATCGTCACAGGCTTTATTGGGATCAGCCGGATGCTTTCATGCCGGAACGCTTCTGGCCCGAAAATCGCGACAAGCTCGACCGCTTTCAATATCTGCCCTTTGGTGCTGGTCCGCGTGTCTGCATTGGTGCGAGTTTCGCGCTTCAGGAAGCGGTGATTGCGCTTGCAACCTTGCTTGATGGCCGTCGCTTTGACGTGTTGGAAACCACAAAGCCATGGCCAGTGCAGAAACTCACCACCCAGCCGCAGGGCGGCCTGCCGATGAAAGTTACGAAACGCTAATCGATTGCTGCACCAATGGCGATCCGGGCAAGACGTGGATATTCGGGGTCGGCCAGATTGCTGATGGTTTCAAGCTCGATAGGGCTGTACCATGCAAGCTCAGAATGTTCATCGCAGACATTGCGCGGTTCACCAACCGCTCCAAGCTGTGACTTGAAAAATATGGCAGATGGAATCGCCATAGAGATCAGGTTTTTTCTCATCAATTGCGCCGATCTCACGGAACTTGATCGGGCGAATGCCGAGTTCTTCGCCCATCTCCCGAACCAGCGCCTCTTCCAGTGTTTCACTGGGTTCGACATGGCCACCGGGCGTGTCCCAATGATTCGGCCACGCTTTTTTCCATGGCGAGCGAAGTCCCATCAGGACTTTTTTGTCAGCATTCACCAGCAATGCGCCGACCGTGACAACTTTCTTCTTCTTCGCCATGTTGATCCTTCAACAGCTTTATCTGCTAAGACGTTCCGCATGCCATTTGAGATGATCATCCATGAAGGATGAGATGAAGAAATAGGAATGGTCATAGCCTTCGCGCATGTTGAGCGTGAGCGGGATTCCAGCCTTGCGGCAAGCCTCATCCAGCAGCCAGGGACACAGGCCTTCCTCAAGGAACACATCGGCTTCGCCTTGATCAACCAGAAATTCTGAAAAGCGTGCACCATCCTCAATCAGCAGCGTCGCGTCATAGGCACGCCATGCGCGCTCTTCAGAACCGAGATATTTTTCCAGCGCAGGCTTTGACCAGTCGGCTGTAGAGGGCTGCACAATCGGTGCGAAAGCCGATGCCGATTTGAAACGATCAGGGTTTTTAAGCGCGATGGTCAATGCACCATGTCCACCCATGGAGTGGCCAGTGATGGCCTGACGCGACATATCAAGTGGAAACTCAACCGCCACCAGATCGGTCAGTTCCTTGGTGATGTAGCTATACATCTGATAGTTTTTGGCGAAGGGCTCCTGCGTCGCATCGAGATAGAAGCCGGCACCTTTGCCGAATTTCCAGTTTTGCGGCTCGTCTGGCACGTCATCACCACGGGGGCTGGTGTCAGGACAAATAACGGCAATTCCCAATTCTGCGGCGATTTGCCGATATTCGCCCTTGTCCATTACATTCTGATGCGTGCAGGTCAGGCCGGAAAGATACCACAGCACAGGCACCGGACCATCCTTCGCCTGCGGTGGCAGGAATACGGCGAATGTCATTTCGCATTGAGTGATCTCGCTCTTATGGCGATAGACGCCCTGCGTTCCACCAAAGCATTTTGCGGTCGAAATCGTTTCCATGAGAGTTCCTGCTGTTTATCCGCTGCCGAGTGCGACCACGACATTCACTGTTGCCGCAACAAGGACCGTATTGAAAAAGAATGACACAACGCTGTGCAGAAGCGTTACTTTGCGCATTGCGGTGGTCGTAACATTGGTGTCGGACGTCTGTGCCGTCATGCCGATGACGAACGCATAATAGGTAAAATCCCATCCTGAAGGCGCTGGGGTTTCAGGAAAAGCAAAGCCGCCAGAATGTTTGCTCACATGAGCGGTATCTTTTCCCGCAGGTTCGGTTGGCTGCCAGTACAGATGGGCATAATGAATGGCAGTCATCATATGGATGGTGAACCAGCCGAGCGGAACAGATGTGAGGGTCACAACCAGTGAAAACAGATCAGCTGCTGGCTTCTGATTGATCAGAACGAACAGCGAGACAATTGCAACGACAACCGTGGCAAAGGTCACCAGAAAAATGATCCATATCGGTTCATCTGCAGTCGCCGCATGTTTCTTGAGATATGCTGCGCTCAGTCTTGGCATGGCCGTCAGAGCAAGCGCCAGATACAGCGCGAAAAAACAATTGGCTCCAATGACCGGGGCAAGTGGGCTTTTAAGAAGCCAGGCGATGATGAAAGCTGTTACGCCGCCAATCGCTGCGAGATAAAACGACATATGACGACGCAGCAAAAACATCACGCGGCGCTTTCTTGCGGTTCTAACCGCATATCGACATGCGGAATGCCATCTTCGAGATATTCGTCCGAAATCGCAACAAAGCCGAACGAGCCATAGAATTTCTGCAAGTGGCTCTGTCCGCCAAGTTCGATGGCAATGCCCGGAAAGCGGTTTTGAGCAAAGGCGACCGCCTCTTTCATGAGACGCTGACCAAGCTTGTAACCACGATAATCGGCTGCCACGACAACACGGCCGATCTTCACCGGCTTACCATCCTGTTCTGGTGACAGAACCCGCAAACTTGCCGCGAGTTCCGCACCATCGAGAAGGCGCAGATGAAATGCGTCATAATCCTTGCCGTCGATTTCGGGGTAAGGGCAATTCTGCTCCACCACGAAAACATCCACGCGCAGCTTCAGCATCGCATAAAGCGCGCGTGGGGTGAGATTATCGAGTTCATCCCAATGGGAGATGAAAAGCTTTTCGCTCATCAGTAGACAATCACCGAGCGGATCGATTTGCCTTCATGCATCAGATCGAAAGCGGTGTTGATTTCATCCAGCGGCATGGTGTGGGTGATCAGGCTGTCGATGTCGATCTTGCCTTCCATGTACCAGTCGACGATCTTCGGCACGTCGGTACGACCGCGCGCGCCGCCAAAAGCTGTGCCTTTCCAGACGCGTCCCGTGACGAGCTGGAATGGACGTGTGGCTATTTCCTTGCCTGCTTCAGCAACCCCGATGATGATCGATTCACCCCAGCCACGATGGCAGCATTCCAGCGCCTGACGCATCACATCGGTGTTGCCGGTGGCATCAAAGGAATAATCCGCACCGCCATCGGTCAGATCCTGAATGGCCTGCACAACCTTGTCATTGCCGATTTCGCGCGGGTTGATGAAGTCGGTCATGCCGAACTTCTTTGCCATTTCCACCTTGGATGGATTGATGTCGACGCCGATGATCTTGTCCGCGCCAACCATGCGTGCGCCCTGAATGACATTAAGACCAATGCCGCCCAGACCAAACACCACGACATTGGAGCCCGGACGAACCTTAGCCGTATAAATAACCGCGCCAATGCCGGTGGTCACGCCGCAGCCGATATAGCAGATCTTGTCGAAAGGCGCGTCTTCGCGGACCTTGGCGACAGCGATTTCTGGCAGAACGGTGAAGTTCGAGAAGGTCGAGCAGCCCATATAATGGAACACTTCGCCGCCATCGCACGAAAAGCGCGAGGTTTTGTCAGGCATCAGACCCTGACCCTGCGTAGCGCGGATCGAGGTGCAGAGGTTTGAACGCTGTGACAGGCAGGTTTTGCACTGGCGACATTCCGGCGTGTAAAGCGGGATCACATGATCGCCCGGCTTCACGGAAGTCACGCCTGCGCCCACTTCACGCACAATGCCTGCACCTTCATGGCCGAGAATGGCCGGGAATTTGCCTTCTGAATCAAGGCCGGAAAGCGTGTAGGCATCGGTGTGGCAAACGCCGGTCGCCATGATTTCGACCAGCACTTCACCGGCGCGTGGACCGCCGATTTCAACGGTTTCGATGGTGAGCGGCTTTTTTGCCTCCCAGGCAACGGCTGCGCGTGACTTCATGACGATATTCCCTTCAATTTCAGTGTTCGTTTATGCGCCTATTTCAGATAGGTGCGCAAAATCCGCATGATTTCGTCGATCTCTGCATCGGGATCTGCCACAGCATCGCGCGCTATCGTCTCACGAGCTTGGCCGAATGTCTCGCGAAAATGGCTTTCCAGCACTTCCGCCATCAATCCATTGGCAGCCCCGCGCAACGCCGCAATCTGCTGCAAGAGTGCAGCACATTCCGTGCCTGCTTCCACCGCGCGCTCCAGCGCCTCGGCCTGGCCTTTGATGCGGCGCAGGCGCGTCAAAGCGCGCTTTTTGTCTTCCGGTGAATGCGGCATGGAATCTCCCGATTTTCACGAAGCCTATATACTATAGGGGAGTATGTCAATTGCTCCGGAAATGCCTTTTGCGAGAATGGTTTTCTCCGCAATTGGCGTGGCCCGAATCTTAAGCCTCAAGCTTGAGATGCAGCAGCGGATAGGGGCGTCCCTGATCATCCGTTTCCGAGCGACCTGTCTCAACAAAGCCCACATGGCGATAAAAGCCCACGCCTTGCGTGTTCTGCTCATTCACGTCGACGGTCAGAGTGCCCCGCTTTTTCGCGTGCGCAATCATATGTTTGCCAATACCCTTGCCGCGCTGATCAGGCGAAATGAACAGGCTGTCGATATTGTTATCGGTCATGCCCATGAAGCCAACCGGCTTACCGTCATCCTCAATGACATCGACTTCTACATTCGGCAGATATTGCTCACCGACCAGCTTTTCGAGCTCGATGAAATCTTCGCGGCTTAGAAAGTCATGCGTTGCCAGCACGCTTGCGCGCCAGATGGCAGTGAGGGCGGGGGCATCCGCCGGTTTAGATTTTCGGATATGGATCATCATCGTTCCTTGTGGGATAAGCACCAAAGCAACGCCTTTATAATACGGAATTTCATTTGACGAGTCTGCCCGATCTTCCCGTTACCCGCATTCTGCCGCAGCTTGATACCGCCTTTGCCTCCCACGCAAGTGCAGTTCTGGTTGCCCCTCCCGGCGCGGGGAAGACGACGCTGGTGCCACTGCATTTTCTGGATGCTGGCTGGCGCGGCGACGGCATGATTGTGCTGCTCGAACCACGTCGTCTCGCCGCCCGCGCTGCCGCGCGCCGCATGGCGCAGTTGCTCGGCGAAGAGCCAGGCGAAACAATCGGCTATCGTATGCGCCTTGAAAGCAAGGTCTCGGCCAAGACCAAAATCCTCGTCGTCACTGAAGGCGTTTTCGCGCGGATGATCCTTGATGATCCTGATCTCAAGGGCATCGCCGCTGTTCTGTTCGATGAGTTTCATGAGCGCAGCCTCGATGCCGATTTTGGTCTGGCGCTGGCGCTCGATGTGCAGGCCGCTCTGCGTGACGACCTCAAGATACTCGTCATGTCGGCAACACTGGATGGTGCGCGGGTGGCCTCACTTTTGGGCGATGCGCCCATTATCGAAAGCGAAGGCCGGACTTTTCCCGTCGATATTCGCCACCGCGAGCGCAAGCCTGACGAACGCATCGAAGATGCTATGGTGAAAGCCATTCGCGAAGCGCTGGCGGATGAAACCGGCAGCATCCTTGCCTTTCTTCCCGGTCAGGGCGAGATTGAACGAACGGCTGGAATTCTGGAAAAGTTTCTGCCTGCCAATATCATTCTGGCCCCACTTTATGGCGCGATGGAAGGCCGTGATCAGGACGCGGCAATCAAGCCAGCGCCCGCAGGTCATCGCAAGGTTGTGCTGGCAACATCGATTGCCGAGACTTCCATCACGATCGATGGCGTTCGGGTTGTGATTGATAGCGGCCTTGCCCGCCTGCCAAAATACGAACCCGCCACCGGCCTGACCCGCCTTGAAACCGTGCGTACTTCGCGTGCAAGTGCTGATCAGCGCGCTGGTCGTGCCGGTCGTACCGAGCCGGGCATCGCCATCCGTCTCTGGCATCCGGGACAAACGGCCTCGCTGCCCGCTTTCTCGCCGCCTGAAATTCTGGAAGCTGACCTCTCCGGCCTCGTGCTCGATGCGGCTGCATGGGGCGTGACTGATCCGGCAACATTGTCTTTGCTCGACACGCCACCATTGCCCGCGCTCAAAGAAGCCAAGGCATTGCTTAGCCGGCTTGGTGCACTTGATGAGGCTGGACGCCTGACCGCAGATGGTGAGGCGATGCGCTCACTGGCCCTGCCTGCACGCTTGGCGCATATGGTGGCGGAAGCGGGCAAACGCGGCGAGGCTTTGCGGGCGGCAGAGCTTGCCGTTCTTCTAACCGAGCGCGGTCTTGGCGGTAATGAAACCGACCTCGACACGCGCATGTCGCGGTTTCGCAATGATCGTTCTGATCGTGCGCAACGCGCCAAAGGGCTGGCGAAACGTCTGGCTGCTAATGTGCTGAGCAAAGGTGAAGCTGCCGGTTCCAGTGTTGGCCGAATGTTGATTGATGCCTATCCAGACCGCATCGCGAAGGCGCGCGGCCAAACCGGGCAATTCCTGTTGGCCAATGGCCGTGGCGGTGAGGTCGATCCGGCTATCAGCCTGAGCCGTGCGCAATGGCTGGTGGTGGCCGATATGTCGGGCAAAGCTGGCCGCGCCCGCGTGCTCTCTGCGGCTGAAGTCTCTGAAACCGAAATCCGTGCCGCACTTGGTACGAAGATAGAAAGCGGAAGACAGGTTGTCTACGACGCGGAAAAGAACGCACTGCGCGCCCGCGAGGCCGTGCGCATCGGTGCAATCGCTTTGTCGGAAAAGCCGCTTGCCGCCCCTTCCGGTGTGAGCGCCGATGAAGGCGTGATCGCTGCGGTGCGCGAACATGGACTGCAAATCCTGCCATGGGGCAAAGAGGCTGAAATCCTGCGCCGTCGTCTTGGCTGGCTTTATCGTGGCCTCGGTGATCCGTGGCCGTCTATGGATGATGACAATCTCATTGAGCGTCTTGATGAGTGGCTTTTGCCATTTCTTACGGGTGAAGCGCAGCTTAACCGTATCCCGGCCCATGCGCTTAAAAATGGCCTGATGAGCCTTGTGCCTTTTGATATGCAGCGAAGCGTTGATAAACTGGCGCCAACACATTTTACCGTTCCGACCGGCTCGAATATTCCGATCCGCTATGATGCTGAGGAACCAGTCCTCGCGGTGCGTGTGCAGGAGCTATTCGGCCTTGGTATCCATCCGGCCATTGCCAATGGCAAGGTTCCGCTTTTGCTGGAACTGCTTTCGCCTGCCCACCGCCCGATCCAGATCACGCGTGATCTGCCGGGCTTCTGGCAAGGTTCATGGGCTGATGTGCGCACCGATATGCGTGGGCGTTATCCGCGTCATGTCTGGCCGGAAGATCCCGCGAATGCGCAAGCTACCAGCCGCGCCAAGCCACGCGGAACCTGACGCCGATCAGGAATGCAGAACGACATGGACTTCGTCCTGATCGTGGATGTTGAGATTGTCGCGGATGTGCTTGTCCGAGATCAGCTCAATGCAGTCGTGCATATGCGATCCGATGCGCCGGAAAATCCATACATTCATAGAGCGGGAATGTGCGTGAAGCGTCGCACGCCATGCCTGTCCAATGCCGCGGCGCGGCTTGAAAAGCTTACGGCGGAGGCTGTTGTTCAGAATTTCATGCTGCGGGATGACGATACTCGGCGGTACGAGGCCGCGATCCAGCGCTTTTAGCTGCTTGCGACGGCTTTGCAGAATGGATGGATATTGCATGATCTGCACATTCAGAGAACCCGATGCAAAGCGAACTGGCCAATCTTTGGGTGAATTATCCAGTTGCTGTTTTCCTGGAATCACGAGCTCGGAATGTTTTCCAAGCCCGGACGATATCTTCCCCCTGAAGACAATCATGCTGCGCCCTCCATCCTTTTGCAGATCGTCCCGTTATAAATCTTTCATAAAATTGACACAATTGCTTATCGTTGAAATTCAAATAAATGTGAATAATTATAATAAGATCGTGTAAGAATGTAGATGATATTAATGTCATTGTAGGATGCAATTATCTTTATTAAAAAAATTAAATTTGATATTATATTGTTTATAAAGAATGGTGGAATGTAAATTTATTAATGTTTTTCTTAAATCTATAAGGACCACATGTGCTGTTCTGTAGATAGTAGTATGTATCCATTTTCATCTACATTTAGATACTTTCCATCGGACTTAATGTAGAAATGATTTTGAGCGATCCGTTCAAAACTAAAAAATATCTTTTTGATTTTTTCTGCTTCGGTATCGCAACCAACTACCCCATTCTTTTTTCCATGAGATATGGCTATGGCGCGGGTTCCAGACGCGAAGGGAGCGAAGAGAAACCCACCATTCTCCAATGAATCTGTGTTCCATATAAATAATACGTTTGGAGTAGATGAAATTTCCTCTTCACTTATAGTGAATAAAGCTGTTTCACCATTGTCAACAACCTTTGAGAACGTTACAAGTATTTGATTTGTTGGTATTGATTTAATGTATAGTTTCATAATTTTGTTTCCAGTGATCGTATTTGACTAATCATTTATAAGAAATCGGATTTTTGTTTATTAGGCATTGTGATTTTCCAGTAAGGCGATAAACGCTTTATGTGAGCCGTTTTGACGCAGCTTGTCTTAATTTGCGAAACGCTTGATGAGGTCTTAATGCACGCAGAGTTCGATAATCGCGCTTCCAATCTTTCACGCAGACCGCGCCTCACCACATTGGTGCGCCTGCGCTGGCTGGCCATTGCAGGGCAGACGGCAGCCGTCATGTTTGTGGCGCTTTATCTGCAATTTAGCTTCTCGATCAGTATTTGCCTTGCGTTAATCTCAGCTTCCGCATGGCTCAATCTCTATCTCGCCTTTCATTTTCCAAACAATCATCGTCTCAATCCGTCCGCCGCCAGTATCGTGTTGGCCTTCGATGTTCTGCAACTGGCAGGATTACTGTATTTAACGGGTGGCGTGCAGAATCCTTTCATCATTCTGATGATCGCGCCGGTTATCATCTCTGCGACTTCACTTTCAGTCCGGCACACGCTGGGGCTAGCCTTGCTGGCCGTGTTCTGTACTTCGTTTTTGATATTCTATCACCGCCCATTGCCATGGTATCCGGGTGAGACGCTGGTACTGCCATTTCTCTTTGTGGCAGGCATTTGGTGCGCGATTGTTTCGGCGCTCGGTTTCACCGGTGTCTATGCCTATCGTATTGCGGAAGAAACGCGTCAGCTGGGCGATGCCCTGACCGCGACCGAACTGATTTTGCAGCGCGAACAGCACCTGACCGCGCTTGATGGGCTTGCCGCTGCTGCTGCGCACGAGCTTGGCACGCCGCTCGCCACCATCACGCTGGTGGTTAAAGAAATGCAGCGCACTTATTCAAAAAAGGCGGATAGCGATCCTGCACTGGCAGAAGATATTGCGCTGTTGCAATCCCAGGCCGCGCGGTGTCGGGAAATCCTGCAACGTCTGACCAGCCTTTCTTCGGAAAACGAAGAGCATATGTCACGCTTGCCGTTCTCCTCACTGATCGAAGAGGTGATCGCGCCGCATCGCAACTTTGGTGTCGCGCTTGATGTTTCCAAGCTTGATGGGCCCAAGCCTGAACCTGTTGTACGGCGCAATCCGGGTTTGCTTTACGGCCTTGGTAATCTGATTGAAAACGCCGTTGATTTTGCGCGCAATGAGGTCAACGTGACATGGGGTTGGACGGACACCAATGTCACTGTTCTCATCCAGGATGATGGTGAAGGTTTCAAACCAGAGATTCTTGACCGAATCGGTGAACCTTATATGAGCAGCCGTGATGGCAGTCAGAATGGCGGCGGTGGGCTTGGTCTGGGACTTTTTATCGCAAAAACCTTGCTTGAACGCTCTGGTGCACAAATCAGTTTCAAAAATCGCAAAAATCCTGGCCAGGGAGCCGAGGTGAAGGTCGTTTGGCCACGTTCTGCTTTCGCTCTAAGTTGATGAATATGCTGGATAATCCATCTTTCGCTATCGAAAGAATTGGCGAGCAATAAAGGGTCCATCTAAAATCATTTTTATATGGAAAACCTAAAAAAGACTTTGCGAAAACAACAGTTTGCCTTGTTTCTATTTGTCAATTTTTTGCAAGGATTGCTTCAACAATTCAATGGCTATTTGACTTTTTGACGCAGGGGTATCAATAAAGGAACAAAAATACAGGCAGGAAGCACCCCATGGAAGACTTGAAGCAGGAAGACACCGAA
This genomic stretch from Brucella pseudogrignonensis harbors:
- a CDS encoding acetyltransferase, which gives rise to MLIPQGTMMIHIRKSKPADAPALTAIWRASVLATHDFLSREDFIELEKLVGEQYLPNVEVDVIEDDGKPVGFMGMTDNNIDSLFISPDQRGKGIGKHMIAHAKKRGTLTVDVNEQNTQGVGFYRHVGFVETGRSETDDQGRPYPLLHLKLEA
- a CDS encoding DUF1345 domain-containing protein, whose translation is MFLLRRHMSFYLAAIGGVTAFIIAWLLKSPLAPVIGANCFFALYLALALTAMPRLSAAYLKKHAATADEPIWIIFLVTFATVVVAIVSLFVLINQKPAADLFSLVVTLTSVPLGWFTIHMMTAIHYAHLYWQPTEPAGKDTAHVSKHSGGFAFPETPAPSGWDFTYYAFVIGMTAQTSDTNVTTTAMRKVTLLHSVVSFFFNTVLVAATVNVVVALGSG
- a CDS encoding metal/formaldehyde-sensitive transcriptional repressor, translating into MPHSPEDKKRALTRLRRIKGQAEALERAVEAGTECAALLQQIAALRGAANGLMAEVLESHFRETFGQARETIARDAVADPDAEIDEIMRILRTYLK
- the hrpB gene encoding ATP-dependent helicase HrpB, encoding MTSLPDLPVTRILPQLDTAFASHASAVLVAPPGAGKTTLVPLHFLDAGWRGDGMIVLLEPRRLAARAAARRMAQLLGEEPGETIGYRMRLESKVSAKTKILVVTEGVFARMILDDPDLKGIAAVLFDEFHERSLDADFGLALALDVQAALRDDLKILVMSATLDGARVASLLGDAPIIESEGRTFPVDIRHRERKPDERIEDAMVKAIREALADETGSILAFLPGQGEIERTAGILEKFLPANIILAPLYGAMEGRDQDAAIKPAPAGHRKVVLATSIAETSITIDGVRVVIDSGLARLPKYEPATGLTRLETVRTSRASADQRAGRAGRTEPGIAIRLWHPGQTASLPAFSPPEILEADLSGLVLDAAAWGVTDPATLSLLDTPPLPALKEAKALLSRLGALDEAGRLTADGEAMRSLALPARLAHMVAEAGKRGEALRAAELAVLLTERGLGGNETDLDTRMSRFRNDRSDRAQRAKGLAKRLAANVLSKGEAAGSSVGRMLIDAYPDRIAKARGQTGQFLLANGRGGEVDPAISLSRAQWLVVADMSGKAGRARVLSAAEVSETEIRAALGTKIESGRQVVYDAEKNALRAREAVRIGAIALSEKPLAAPSGVSADEGVIAAVREHGLQILPWGKEAEILRRRLGWLYRGLGDPWPSMDDDNLIERLDEWLLPFLTGEAQLNRIPAHALKNGLMSLVPFDMQRSVDKLAPTHFTVPTGSNIPIRYDAEEPVLAVRVQELFGLGIHPAIANGKVPLLLELLSPAHRPIQITRDLPGFWQGSWADVRTDMRGRYPRHVWPEDPANAQATSRAKPRGT
- a CDS encoding cytochrome P450: MDITTAINEAAQPFIPPAPRPREKPVGRFEMMRVVYKNPLELWGEPSYNEPWVSVSWLGIKTIIANDPGLIRHVLVDNAANYPMSAIRQRVLRPLLRDGLLTAEGQVWKRSRKAMAPVFTPRHIGGFASAMRNRSLQFVERYKTNGLITDVAHDMTLLTYDILAETLFSGEIAGDPNDFARQIDKLFETMGRVDPFDLLGLPDWLPRFTRLRGNQSLGFFRELVSDTIALRKSRMERGEDVPNDFLTLLLRAEGPDGLSRGEIEDNIITFIGAGHETTARALGWTLYLLAKAPQERERVEAEIDAFFAGGGHDLPPQEWLAKLPFTRAAFEEAMRLYPPAPSINREAATDDTYGDLKIAKGTAVLVMPWVIHRHRLYWDQPDAFMPERFWPENRDKLDRFQYLPFGAGPRVCIGASFALQEAVIALATLLDGRRFDVLETTKPWPVQKLTTQPQGGLPMKVTKR
- the fghA gene encoding S-formylglutathione hydrolase translates to METISTAKCFGGTQGVYRHKSEITQCEMTFAVFLPPQAKDGPVPVLWYLSGLTCTHQNVMDKGEYRQIAAELGIAVICPDTSPRGDDVPDEPQNWKFGKGAGFYLDATQEPFAKNYQMYSYITKELTDLVAVEFPLDMSRQAITGHSMGGHGALTIALKNPDRFKSASAFAPIVQPSTADWSKPALEKYLGSEERAWRAYDATLLIEDGARFSEFLVDQGEADVFLEEGLCPWLLDEACRKAGIPLTLNMREGYDHSYFFISSFMDDHLKWHAERLSR
- a CDS encoding GNAT family N-acetyltransferase produces the protein MSEKLFISHWDELDNLTPRALYAMLKLRVDVFVVEQNCPYPEIDGKDYDAFHLRLLDGAELAASLRVLSPEQDGKPVKIGRVVVAADYRGYKLGQRLMKEAVAFAQNRFPGIAIELGGQSHLQKFYGSFGFVAISDEYLEDGIPHVDMRLEPQESAA
- a CDS encoding NUDIX hydrolase, giving the protein MAKKKKVVTVGALLVNADKKVLMGLRSPWKKAWPNHWDTPGGHVEPSETLEEALVREMGEELGIRPIKFREIGAIDEKKPDLYGDSICHIFQVTAWSGW
- a CDS encoding ActS/PrrB/RegB family redox-sensitive histidine kinase yields the protein MHAEFDNRASNLSRRPRLTTLVRLRWLAIAGQTAAVMFVALYLQFSFSISICLALISASAWLNLYLAFHFPNNHRLNPSAASIVLAFDVLQLAGLLYLTGGVQNPFIILMIAPVIISATSLSVRHTLGLALLAVFCTSFLIFYHRPLPWYPGETLVLPFLFVAGIWCAIVSALGFTGVYAYRIAEETRQLGDALTATELILQREQHLTALDGLAAAAAHELGTPLATITLVVKEMQRTYSKKADSDPALAEDIALLQSQAARCREILQRLTSLSSENEEHMSRLPFSSLIEEVIAPHRNFGVALDVSKLDGPKPEPVVRRNPGLLYGLGNLIENAVDFARNEVNVTWGWTDTNVTVLIQDDGEGFKPEILDRIGEPYMSSRDGSQNGGGGLGLGLFIAKTLLERSGAQISFKNRKNPGQGAEVKVVWPRSAFALS
- a CDS encoding S-(hydroxymethyl)glutathione dehydrogenase/class III alcohol dehydrogenase, whose product is MKSRAAVAWEAKKPLTIETVEIGGPRAGEVLVEIMATGVCHTDAYTLSGLDSEGKFPAILGHEGAGIVREVGAGVTSVKPGDHVIPLYTPECRQCKTCLSQRSNLCTSIRATQGQGLMPDKTSRFSCDGGEVFHYMGCSTFSNFTVLPEIAVAKVREDAPFDKICYIGCGVTTGIGAVIYTAKVRPGSNVVVFGLGGIGLNVIQGARMVGADKIIGVDINPSKVEMAKKFGMTDFINPREIGNDKVVQAIQDLTDGGADYSFDATGNTDVMRQALECCHRGWGESIIIGVAEAGKEIATRPFQLVTGRVWKGTAFGGARGRTDVPKIVDWYMEGKIDIDSLITHTMPLDEINTAFDLMHEGKSIRSVIVY
- a CDS encoding DUF120 domain-containing protein; translated protein: MIVFRGKISSGLGKHSELVIPGKQQLDNSPKDWPVRFASGSLNVQIMQYPSILQSRRKQLKALDRGLVPPSIVIPQHEILNNSLRRKLFKPRRGIGQAWRATLHAHSRSMNVWIFRRIGSHMHDCIELISDKHIRDNLNIHDQDEVHVVLHS